From Desulfobulbaceae bacterium, the proteins below share one genomic window:
- a CDS encoding response regulator — MGLRTNNSILIVEDSDEDFFITQKAFKDSHFANPIFRCTNGDDALDFLYGRGAYHSVQGVHHPALILLDLNMPGTDGREVLATIKADTSLQSIPVIIFTTSDMEQDILSCYEVGASSYIHKPVSINGFMEAIKRLHGYWFELVLLPGEKRK, encoded by the coding sequence ATGGGGTTACGCACAAATAACTCAATTCTGATCGTTGAAGATAGTGATGAAGATTTTTTCATCACCCAAAAAGCCTTTAAAGATTCCCATTTTGCAAATCCCATTTTTCGGTGCACAAATGGTGATGACGCGCTTGATTTTCTTTACGGCAGGGGGGCTTATCACTCTGTCCAGGGCGTCCATCACCCCGCACTTATTCTTCTTGATCTGAATATGCCCGGAACCGATGGCAGAGAGGTTCTTGCCACAATCAAAGCGGATACATCTCTGCAAAGCATTCCTGTAATCATTTTTACTACCTCTGATATGGAGCAGGATATTCTCAGCTGTTACGAAGTAGGCGCCAGCAGCTATATCCACAAGCCTGTGAGCATAAATGGTTTTATGGAGGCCATCAAACGTCTGCATGGCTATTGGTTTGAACTCGTGCTCTTACCTGGAGAAAAGAGAAAGTGA
- a CDS encoding sensor domain-containing diguanylate cyclase yields MKNKTKTLPTDNSAHLLELRERANKVLSELGSTSLSMDSFDQQRLLEEISVYHIELELQNEELQKTRN; encoded by the coding sequence GTGAAGAATAAGACAAAAACTTTGCCTACTGACAACTCAGCACATTTATTAGAACTTAGGGAGCGCGCTAATAAAGTTTTGAGCGAACTGGGGTCAACCAGCCTGAGCATGGATTCTTTCGATCAACAGCGCCTTCTCGAAGAGATCAGTGTGTATCATATCGAACTGGAGCTCCAGAACGAAGAGCTGCAAAAAACACGAAAT